The Octadecabacter arcticus 238 genome contains a region encoding:
- a CDS encoding DUF6441 family protein, with amino-acid sequence MKLDLSVTGDIVTAMRAEILAGEKAVTTAMRAAGNGLKSDWRAQITRARLGQRLSKTIRSKTYPAAGESLEAAALVWSKAPQIIGAHDAGPLIRSKDGFWLAIPTPAAGKGTRGKTLTPGDWERRRGLRLRFIYRRNSPSLLVADGRLNSRGLGVASRSKTGRGRSTVPIFLLVPQVKLAKRLDLARDAERAQAAVPGLIVARWVDART; translated from the coding sequence ATGAAGCTCGACCTTTCTGTTACCGGCGATATCGTCACCGCGATGCGCGCCGAAATCCTCGCCGGCGAAAAGGCTGTGACCACCGCCATGCGCGCGGCAGGCAACGGCCTGAAATCAGACTGGCGGGCTCAAATTACGCGCGCCCGCCTTGGGCAGCGGCTGAGCAAGACGATCCGGTCCAAGACCTACCCTGCAGCAGGCGAAAGCCTTGAAGCAGCAGCACTCGTCTGGTCGAAGGCACCTCAAATCATCGGGGCGCATGACGCAGGGCCGTTGATCCGGTCAAAGGATGGGTTCTGGCTTGCCATCCCCACGCCAGCTGCAGGCAAAGGCACCCGCGGCAAGACGCTCACGCCCGGAGACTGGGAACGAAGGCGCGGGTTGCGTCTGCGGTTTATCTACCGGCGCAACAGCCCAAGCTTGCTCGTTGCAGATGGGCGGTTGAACAGCCGCGGCTTGGGCGTCGCCTCTCGGTCAAAGACCGGCCGCGGGAGGAGTACGGTGCCGATCTTTCTGCTGGTGCCGCAGGTGAAACTCGCCAAGCGACTGGATCTGGCGCGCGATGCTGAGCGGGCACAGGCGGCGGTTCCGGGGCTGATTGTGGCGCGTTGGGTAGATGCGCGGACCTGA
- a CDS encoding DUF6950 family protein, which translates to MPMIDRWEQRLAAGITEARDKPFIWGKHDCATWAIDLHRDLTGGPDHAALWRGRYSTPIGCERIRRKLGWKTLEEGGRSLLGEPLTDPRLAQRGDLVLGGDPEAFGVVTGAKAAFVAPEGLVRVPLATCRLAWRT; encoded by the coding sequence ATGCCAATGATTGATAGATGGGAGCAGCGCCTTGCCGCAGGCATTACCGAGGCACGCGACAAACCCTTTATCTGGGGCAAGCACGATTGTGCCACATGGGCCATTGATTTGCACCGCGACCTGACCGGCGGCCCTGACCATGCAGCCCTTTGGCGGGGACGCTACAGCACGCCAATCGGCTGCGAGCGGATACGGCGCAAGCTTGGCTGGAAAACACTTGAAGAAGGTGGCCGCAGTTTGCTTGGGGAGCCACTCACCGATCCACGCCTCGCGCAGCGTGGGGATCTGGTGTTGGGCGGTGATCCTGAGGCTTTTGGCGTCGTGACCGGCGCTAAGGCCGCCTTTGTGGCACCAGAGGGTCTGGTGCGCGTGCCACTTGCAACGTGTCGTCTCGCGTGGAGGACCTAA
- a CDS encoding type II toxin-antitoxin system RelE/ParE family toxin: protein MPKPWRLTRQASASIAEIARWTYETFGARQASAYEEDLVARCVEIASGTAISHDCRRLIEPNLAEDLRFTRAGQHFVVFIETADQVIIIDFLHSRSDLPRRLASLTDRLPKPEK from the coding sequence ATGCCAAAGCCCTGGCGCCTGACACGACAGGCGAGCGCTTCGATTGCCGAGATTGCCCGCTGGACGTATGAGACATTCGGGGCTCGGCAGGCCTCGGCCTATGAGGAAGATCTGGTCGCGCGCTGCGTTGAGATTGCGTCAGGTACCGCGATATCGCACGATTGCCGACGGTTGATCGAACCCAACCTTGCTGAGGATCTGCGCTTTACACGCGCGGGCCAGCATTTTGTGGTCTTCATCGAGACAGCCGATCAGGTCATCATCATCGACTTTCTGCACAGTAGGAGCGATCTGCCACGACGGCTTGCCAGCCTGACGGATCGATTACCCAAGCCAGAGAAATAA
- a CDS encoding head decoration protein, with amino-acid sequence MTVLTQPPGMGDVLKYELNPNFTRESVTLLAGAAYPVGAVLGRITASGKYKLATSGGTDGAQTAAAVLLYAVDATAADASALVVTRGPAIVSKAALVFDATVDDPAKTVTKHGQLTALGIIPRDTA; translated from the coding sequence ATGACCGTTCTGACACAGCCGCCCGGCATGGGCGATGTTCTCAAATACGAGCTTAATCCCAACTTTACCCGCGAGAGTGTGACGCTGCTCGCCGGTGCGGCCTATCCTGTAGGTGCTGTTCTTGGCCGCATCACGGCCAGCGGTAAATACAAGCTTGCCACTTCGGGTGGCACGGATGGGGCGCAGACCGCGGCCGCCGTCCTGCTTTACGCCGTCGATGCCACGGCTGCTGATGCCTCAGCGTTGGTCGTCACCCGCGGCCCCGCCATCGTTTCCAAGGCGGCGCTTGTTTTTGATGCCACCGTCGATGATCCCGCAAAGACCGTCACCAAACACGGTCAACTGACCGCACTGGGTATCATTCCGCGCGATACCGCCTGA
- a CDS encoding S49 family peptidase, producing the protein MLHARIAARAFNTPLLVEPSKAMAFLSGLGTRILGRQVDMAGSDMTDAPSTAALPARASILAGGLPERLGQHGDAPYPVVDGIAVIEISGVLIHRGGWIGQSSGQTSYEGIAAQIDAAGNDPAVRGIALEIDSFGGEVAGVFDLADRIRAIRATKPVWSFVAEHAFSAGYALASQADRILLPRTGAVGSIGVVVMHADMSGQLDQDGMRVTLIHSGEHKVDGNPYSPLPDGVRADIQGEIDVLRFLFAETVAAGRAGRLSQEAALATKAATYRGADAVAAGLADEAIDLSRGFARFRETLSTPRSNARLSRATHPKPKEAAMSARTVTAQDSTESIEPEATTLDSEVGASDAEEDVGDVQNEPQAEVGPARAAAPPSNNSTSTAPGNLAEISAQLREAAAEVAEIAAQAGRLGIAIDAAKALREGTTPEVLRSLVLQRAAAAADARDIVAAPPSPVLHQSAESPIVAAAKRAASAGAKG; encoded by the coding sequence ATGCTCCACGCTCGCATAGCCGCACGTGCGTTCAACACGCCGCTGCTGGTCGAACCCTCAAAGGCGATGGCGTTTCTGTCCGGGCTTGGTACTCGTATTCTTGGGCGGCAGGTCGACATGGCGGGCAGCGATATGACCGATGCACCCAGCACCGCCGCCCTTCCGGCGCGCGCCAGCATTCTGGCCGGTGGGCTGCCTGAGAGACTGGGTCAGCATGGCGATGCGCCGTACCCTGTCGTCGACGGGATTGCGGTGATCGAGATCTCTGGCGTGCTCATTCATCGTGGCGGTTGGATTGGCCAGTCCTCTGGCCAGACCAGCTATGAAGGGATCGCCGCCCAGATCGACGCGGCGGGCAATGATCCGGCGGTGCGCGGCATCGCATTGGAAATTGACAGTTTTGGCGGCGAAGTCGCTGGTGTTTTTGATTTGGCAGATCGCATTCGTGCTATCCGCGCGACCAAACCGGTCTGGTCCTTTGTGGCCGAACACGCCTTCTCGGCCGGCTATGCGCTGGCCAGTCAGGCTGATCGGATCTTGCTACCTCGCACAGGGGCCGTCGGCAGCATCGGTGTTGTTGTGATGCATGCCGATATGAGTGGCCAGCTTGATCAAGACGGCATGCGCGTCACGCTGATCCACTCCGGTGAGCACAAGGTCGATGGCAATCCTTACTCGCCTTTGCCTGACGGGGTTCGTGCCGACATCCAGGGCGAAATCGATGTGCTGCGGTTTCTATTTGCTGAGACAGTCGCTGCCGGGCGCGCCGGACGGCTGAGCCAAGAGGCGGCTCTTGCCACCAAAGCGGCCACCTACCGCGGGGCAGACGCCGTCGCGGCGGGCCTTGCCGATGAAGCCATCGATCTCTCAAGGGGCTTTGCCCGTTTTCGAGAGACCCTCTCTACCCCACGCTCAAACGCGCGGTTGTCACGCGCAACACATCCCAAACCAAAGGAGGCCGCCATGAGCGCCAGGACAGTCACCGCGCAGGATAGCACAGAAAGCATTGAGCCCGAGGCCACCACGCTGGACAGCGAGGTCGGAGCCTCCGATGCAGAGGAAGATGTCGGCGATGTTCAAAACGAGCCGCAGGCAGAAGTGGGACCGGCCCGTGCGGCGGCTCCACCTTCGAACAATTCAACGTCCACAGCGCCTGGCAATCTGGCCGAAATCTCGGCGCAGCTGCGCGAGGCAGCCGCGGAGGTCGCCGAAATAGCCGCGCAGGCCGGACGGCTCGGGATCGCTATTGATGCCGCTAAAGCGCTCCGCGAGGGAACCACGCCAGAGGTCTTGCGCTCACTCGTGTTGCAGCGCGCAGCTGCGGCAGCCGACGCCCGCGATATCGTGGCAGCCCCGCCTTCGCCCGTGCTGCATCAATCTGCAGAGAGCCCGATCGTAGCGGCCGCAAAACGCGCCGCCTCAGCAGGGGCCAAAGGCTGA
- a CDS encoding type II toxin-antitoxin system Phd/YefM family antitoxin produces the protein MQRVEANIAVSVSDLKKNPSQVMAQADGEPVAVLNHNRVMAYMVPAARYEAMMEHLDDLELAEMIKRRAGETPVRVSLDAL, from the coding sequence ATGCAGCGTGTCGAAGCCAATATCGCCGTCAGCGTCTCTGATCTCAAAAAAAACCCATCGCAGGTCATGGCACAGGCGGACGGTGAGCCCGTTGCTGTGCTCAACCACAACCGTGTCATGGCCTACATGGTGCCCGCCGCGCGCTATGAGGCCATGATGGAACATCTAGACGATTTGGAACTCGCCGAGATGATCAAGCGGCGCGCGGGTGAGACACCGGTTCGGGTCAGCCTGGATGCGCTATGA
- a CDS encoding head-tail joining protein, translated as MTAFLAALDLLFADLNLAHEAWYRDSEGQFTRIRIILRRNDDVTAFGAARLVSDTCRFDVRVSELPAPRPDEQILLGEETFLIQGEPLRDRDRLVWTIEATPA; from the coding sequence ATGACGGCATTCCTTGCAGCCCTTGATCTGCTATTCGCTGATCTGAACCTTGCACATGAGGCCTGGTACCGTGATAGCGAAGGGCAGTTCACACGCATCCGCATTATCTTGCGTCGCAATGATGATGTGACTGCGTTCGGGGCGGCGCGCCTTGTCTCAGATACGTGCCGGTTCGACGTGCGCGTATCGGAATTGCCAGCACCCCGCCCTGACGAGCAGATCCTGTTGGGAGAAGAAACATTCCTGATCCAAGGGGAGCCCTTGCGTGATCGGGATCGCTTGGTCTGGACGATAGAGGCAACGCCTGCATGA
- a CDS encoding phage tail tube protein, with the protein MARAQGARAQMGFAFETTYGTPPVGGFTKMPFASTTLGAEQPLQTSELLGYGRDPQAPIKDAVTADGNVVVPIDVEAFGFWLKACFGEPVTTGAEAPYTHAFHSGNWSLPSFSIETGMPEVPRYAMYAGCMVDSLNWQMARSGLLTATTSIVAQGETIATSTAAGTPADIALKRFGHFNGAITRNGGNIGNVVSADINYANNLDRIETIRADGKIDGADPSIAALTGNVVIRFADQSLVNQALNGDPCTLEFSYKLASGEHLTLTAHAVYLPRPRIEISGPQGVQATFDWQAASDVVVGRMCTVTLTNDRKTY; encoded by the coding sequence ATGGCACGAGCCCAAGGTGCGCGGGCGCAGATGGGGTTTGCGTTCGAAACCACGTATGGCACGCCGCCCGTCGGCGGTTTCACGAAGATGCCCTTCGCCAGCACGACGCTTGGCGCGGAGCAGCCGCTTCAGACGTCGGAACTTTTGGGCTACGGGCGCGATCCGCAGGCCCCAATCAAGGATGCTGTGACGGCGGACGGCAATGTTGTTGTGCCGATCGATGTGGAGGCCTTTGGCTTCTGGCTAAAGGCGTGTTTTGGCGAACCGGTCACAACAGGCGCGGAAGCCCCCTATACCCATGCGTTCCACTCTGGAAACTGGTCGCTCCCAAGCTTCTCGATCGAGACCGGCATGCCGGAAGTGCCACGTTATGCCATGTATGCGGGCTGCATGGTGGATAGTCTTAATTGGCAAATGGCACGCTCGGGACTTTTGACGGCCACGACCAGCATTGTGGCGCAGGGCGAGACGATTGCCACGAGCACAGCTGCTGGTACGCCAGCCGATATTGCTCTGAAGCGCTTTGGCCATTTTAACGGCGCGATCACGCGCAATGGCGGCAATATCGGCAACGTCGTCTCCGCCGACATCAATTACGCCAACAATCTCGACCGCATCGAGACGATCCGGGCCGATGGCAAGATCGATGGCGCTGACCCTTCTATCGCAGCGCTTACCGGCAATGTCGTCATACGCTTCGCCGATCAGAGCTTGGTGAACCAAGCGCTCAACGGCGATCCTTGCACGCTGGAGTTCTCTTACAAGCTCGCCAGTGGCGAACATCTGACCCTGACCGCCCATGCCGTTTACCTGCCGCGTCCGCGCATTGAGATCTCCGGCCCGCAGGGTGTGCAGGCGACTTTTGACTGGCAGGCCGCCAGCGACGTTGTGGTCGGCCGCATGTGCACTGTTACCCTCACCAACGATCGAAAAACTTATTGA
- a CDS encoding phage tail tape measure C-terminal domain-containing protein yields the protein MAEKRVSVRLSATGGRQVRAELEGVGAAGARGMGRLSRELEQANARMAAFARRARIAATAAAAALAVAVVSMTRSTVAAANEIDQLSQVANAAPEVFQRWSAASATVGIEQEKLADILKDVNDRVGDFLQTGGGPMADFFENIAPRVGVTADQFARLSGPEALQLYVDSLERAGVSQQEMTFYLEAMASDTTRLIPLLQNGGAEMTRLGAQAQALGAVLDADAIAAMRRSELALVSIGQVFTGVRNKIAVALAPSLEAVANAFVALASSTSPISRAFDTLLDNLDRLVIYAGTFATFLAGRWVAAMAVAALSVRGLATMLVVLKGALIRTGIGALIVGAGELVYWFTRLASGAGGFGAAMGLLKDVAVEVWDRIKMGASAAGARATAMFYDLKADAASGMAGAIESVVGFGNATANTFEGALLAVREIWSRLPDVIGDLVFSAANRMLDGIEVMLNGAIARIDAFTGRIRDALAAVGIETAFGSIGEISLGDIENPFAGASADAGSAAVDAFRRAFEDNPLSAPDLGLDGIAAEALTTANTYRQAAIDLARGAAAPLTSWAALRDAVAGTGEEGAAALDDATASADRLADAMGRAGGGAGAAGDKILTGWKAVSEALKSYAVDALNWGKGLGETLSRAFSGAESAFRSFIDTGKLDFKGLVRSILADLAVLAFRRAVLGPIANALSGAFGGGGSVAAAVSHSGGMVGLSGHSRSVPAQAFAGAPRMHSGGWAGLRPDEVPTILQRGERVLSRAQVARGDRSAVPVAVHLNVDARGAQMGVAEQLAAVLRGAQPEFERIAVAAVGNAMRRGRLA from the coding sequence ATGGCTGAAAAGCGCGTCTCTGTCCGCCTCTCTGCAACGGGGGGGCGCCAAGTGCGCGCCGAACTGGAAGGTGTTGGCGCTGCAGGTGCCCGGGGTATGGGACGTCTGAGCCGTGAACTGGAACAAGCCAATGCGCGCATGGCGGCTTTTGCGCGGCGGGCCCGCATAGCCGCTACCGCTGCTGCGGCTGCTCTTGCTGTGGCAGTCGTCTCGATGACGCGGTCAACCGTTGCTGCCGCTAACGAGATCGACCAGCTGTCCCAAGTGGCCAATGCCGCGCCGGAGGTGTTCCAGCGCTGGTCGGCGGCCTCGGCCACGGTGGGGATCGAACAGGAAAAGCTCGCCGATATCCTCAAGGACGTGAACGACCGTGTGGGGGATTTCCTGCAAACGGGCGGAGGTCCGATGGCGGACTTCTTTGAAAACATCGCACCGCGCGTCGGGGTCACCGCGGATCAGTTCGCGCGGCTTTCGGGCCCTGAGGCGCTGCAGCTTTATGTGGATAGCCTCGAGCGTGCGGGCGTCAGCCAACAGGAGATGACCTTTTATCTTGAGGCCATGGCCTCGGATACAACCCGTCTGATCCCATTGCTGCAAAATGGCGGCGCTGAGATGACCCGGCTTGGGGCGCAGGCGCAAGCCTTGGGCGCCGTGCTCGATGCTGATGCGATCGCGGCGATGCGCCGCTCTGAACTGGCGCTGGTCAGCATTGGTCAAGTGTTCACCGGCGTGCGCAACAAAATTGCCGTGGCGCTGGCGCCGTCACTTGAGGCTGTGGCCAATGCCTTTGTGGCACTGGCCTCCTCGACCAGCCCGATCAGTCGGGCTTTTGATACCTTGCTGGATAATCTTGATCGGCTGGTCATCTATGCAGGCACCTTTGCCACGTTCCTGGCTGGCCGCTGGGTGGCGGCAATGGCGGTTGCAGCCCTGTCTGTACGCGGGCTGGCCACGATGTTGGTGGTGCTCAAGGGCGCGCTCATCCGCACCGGTATCGGTGCGCTCATCGTTGGTGCGGGGGAGCTGGTCTATTGGTTTACGCGGCTGGCTTCTGGTGCGGGCGGCTTTGGCGCGGCCATGGGCCTGTTGAAGGATGTGGCCGTCGAGGTCTGGGACCGGATCAAGATGGGGGCCTCGGCTGCAGGCGCGCGCGCCACAGCGATGTTCTATGATCTCAAAGCCGATGCTGCCTCTGGCATGGCCGGTGCGATCGAGAGCGTCGTGGGCTTTGGCAATGCGACGGCCAATACGTTTGAAGGTGCGCTTCTGGCCGTCCGCGAGATCTGGTCGCGGCTACCGGATGTGATTGGTGATCTTGTGTTCTCGGCCGCCAATCGCATGCTCGACGGGATCGAGGTCATGCTGAACGGCGCGATCGCCCGGATTGACGCCTTTACGGGGCGCATTCGCGATGCGCTGGCTGCTGTCGGGATCGAGACCGCCTTCGGGAGTATCGGTGAGATCAGTCTCGGCGATATCGAGAACCCCTTTGCGGGGGCCTCGGCCGATGCGGGCAGTGCAGCCGTGGATGCGTTCCGGCGGGCCTTTGAGGACAATCCTCTGAGCGCCCCTGACCTCGGGCTTGATGGGATCGCCGCCGAAGCATTGACGACAGCCAATACCTACCGTCAAGCCGCCATCGATTTGGCCCGCGGTGCGGCCGCTCCGCTGACGTCCTGGGCCGCGCTGCGCGATGCAGTTGCCGGTACCGGCGAAGAAGGCGCCGCCGCACTGGATGACGCCACGGCCTCGGCGGATCGTTTGGCTGATGCCATGGGCCGCGCGGGCGGAGGCGCAGGGGCTGCCGGCGATAAGATACTCACCGGCTGGAAGGCCGTCTCGGAAGCCCTCAAATCCTATGCCGTAGATGCTTTGAACTGGGGCAAAGGCCTTGGCGAAACTTTATCCCGCGCCTTCTCTGGAGCCGAGAGCGCCTTTCGCAGTTTTATCGATACCGGCAAGCTCGACTTCAAAGGGCTGGTGCGGTCCATTCTGGCGGATCTCGCCGTGCTAGCCTTCCGTCGTGCGGTACTTGGGCCAATCGCCAATGCGCTCTCTGGTGCCTTTGGCGGCGGGGGATCAGTTGCGGCTGCTGTCTCGCATAGCGGCGGCATGGTGGGGTTGTCAGGGCACAGCCGGTCTGTTCCAGCACAAGCCTTTGCCGGTGCGCCGCGGATGCACAGCGGAGGCTGGGCAGGCCTCAGACCAGACGAGGTCCCCACGATCCTGCAGCGGGGCGAGCGGGTTTTGTCGCGCGCGCAAGTCGCCCGCGGGGATCGCAGCGCCGTGCCTGTTGCTGTCCACCTCAATGTCGATGCGCGCGGGGCGCAGATGGGTGTGGCCGAGCAGCTGGCTGCGGTCTTGCGCGGGGCACAGCCCGAGTTCGAGCGGATTGCGGTGGCGGCTGTTGGCAATGCCATGCGCCGGGGGCGGCTGGCATGA
- a CDS encoding type II toxin-antitoxin system ParD family antitoxin, translating to MGTRNVVLTDSQSALVDQLVASGRYQNASEALRAGLRLLEREEAEICDLRSRLTSSLDEAHRGEFADGSGEEAIRGAFAAARVQN from the coding sequence ATGGGGACCCGCAACGTCGTTCTGACCGACTCTCAATCTGCTCTTGTCGACCAGTTGGTCGCATCCGGGCGCTACCAGAATGCCTCGGAAGCTTTGCGCGCAGGCTTACGTCTTTTGGAGCGCGAGGAAGCCGAGATTTGCGATCTGCGCTCGCGGTTAACCTCGAGCCTTGACGAAGCACATCGGGGTGAGTTCGCCGATGGCAGCGGCGAAGAGGCTATCCGTGGTGCTTTTGCCGCCGCACGCGTTCAAAACTGA
- a CDS encoding DUF7697 family protein, which translates to MRVAGGMSGGAVIGWDMGAALQLGAALGLSPLIIAELLPPIEAAMVRKTNEEI; encoded by the coding sequence ATGCGGGTCGCAGGTGGCATGAGCGGCGGTGCCGTCATCGGCTGGGACATGGGCGCGGCGCTACAACTTGGGGCGGCCCTGGGGCTATCGCCACTCATTATTGCGGAACTCTTGCCGCCCATAGAGGCGGCGATGGTGCGCAAGACCAACGAAGAGATTTAA
- a CDS encoding type II toxin-antitoxin system RelE family toxin → MRYELQFLPSALKEWQKLGSTLQAQFKKKLIACLAQPQVPADALHGMQDHYKIKLRSAGYRLVYRVEETSITVTVVAVGKRERSAVYKAAQKRADP, encoded by the coding sequence ATGCGCTATGAGCTGCAGTTTTTGCCATCCGCACTCAAGGAATGGCAAAAACTTGGATCCACGCTTCAGGCACAGTTCAAAAAGAAGTTGATCGCGTGCCTCGCCCAGCCTCAGGTGCCTGCTGACGCGCTGCATGGCATGCAAGACCACTATAAGATCAAGCTGCGCAGTGCCGGCTACCGATTGGTCTACCGCGTGGAAGAGACTTCCATCACAGTCACGGTCGTGGCAGTTGGTAAACGCGAGCGCAGCGCAGTCTATAAAGCGGCGCAAAAACGCGCAGATCCTTAG
- a CDS encoding phage tail protein yields MPPVVLGAVALGGAAIAAGGVAAAFAATGLVGFAASFGASMLLSAAAQAMMPAPSIGQMEMKARTVTVREPVMPREMVYGRVRKGGVIVFLHATGQKDKDLHLVVVLAAHSVKSIGAIYFEGEEAVSAAGAAQGRWAGKLAVEKRLGAQDQTAFAGLIAAAPEHWSNAHRLAGCGAIYLRLTYDQDAFPGGIPNITVDLEGKNDILDPRTGQQVYSDNAALCIADYMAHPTYGIGAAIAAADGIETDSLIEAANICDEAVPLASSGTEARFSCNGVVSLSQTPRTIIEAMLTAMAGGCIWQAGQWRIRAGAYRVPETTLTADDLREGGMVLTTRQSRASNFNAVRGQFVSPENSWQPDDFPAYASEAYRLEDNGERVWRDISLPFTISASMAQRLAKIELERARRQMSLKVAGKLKAWRIAAGEVTYVQYDRWGFGGTALPEGKPFEVDAVRLDLTQMGAGPRLAPELLLRETSPLIYDWDASEEQIYQAAPRTTLPSAFDIAPPGAPQASEELYVTRDGSAVKVLARISWEPAASGFVDTYQFEARRDGDEWLDRGRTAGTVMELRDIRPGQWAFRVKAISVLGVSSIWRDGALEVVGLTAPPETLAGLTIQSAGGLAVLKWQRSVDVDVRVGGNIIIRHSKEMAATWANSTLMDRVSGGEAIAVVPLKPGTYLLRAQDSEGRTGPVSTVTTKGVQILSFVQLNTLAAEPAFAGPKTNLEAAGGVLKLTSGPDGGTPQVLALEGLYQFGAHLDFGALKLVRLRSDILVGASALSDYIDDRMTPVDAWADFDGSEGADIDVVLEVRETDDDPASPSPLWGPWGRIDNSEIEARAVEARAWLRTNDPAFTPIVSELRLIADEVV; encoded by the coding sequence ATGCCACCTGTCGTTCTTGGTGCTGTGGCCCTCGGGGGCGCGGCAATTGCTGCAGGCGGTGTGGCTGCGGCTTTTGCGGCCACGGGTCTGGTTGGCTTTGCAGCCTCTTTTGGGGCCTCGATGCTGCTCTCGGCGGCCGCACAGGCAATGATGCCAGCGCCCAGCATTGGCCAGATGGAAATGAAGGCCCGCACCGTGACGGTGCGCGAGCCGGTGATGCCGCGCGAGATGGTTTACGGCCGGGTCCGCAAGGGCGGCGTGATCGTCTTTCTGCATGCAACCGGGCAAAAGGACAAAGACCTGCATCTGGTCGTCGTACTGGCGGCCCACAGCGTCAAATCCATCGGGGCGATTTACTTTGAAGGCGAGGAGGCAGTGTCTGCGGCGGGTGCGGCTCAGGGTAGATGGGCCGGTAAACTCGCTGTGGAAAAGCGCCTTGGGGCTCAGGATCAGACAGCCTTTGCGGGCCTGATTGCCGCCGCTCCGGAGCATTGGAGCAATGCGCACCGTCTTGCAGGATGTGGCGCGATCTATCTGCGGCTGACCTATGACCAGGATGCCTTTCCGGGTGGGATCCCCAACATCACGGTGGATCTGGAGGGCAAGAATGACATCCTTGATCCAAGGACAGGACAGCAGGTTTATAGCGATAACGCAGCGCTTTGCATTGCTGATTACATGGCCCATCCGACCTATGGCATTGGCGCTGCGATCGCAGCCGCGGATGGGATAGAGACCGACAGCCTCATTGAGGCGGCCAATATCTGCGATGAGGCCGTGCCGCTGGCTTCGAGTGGCACCGAGGCGCGCTTTAGCTGCAATGGCGTGGTCTCGCTCTCACAAACACCCAGGACCATTATCGAGGCCATGCTGACGGCCATGGCGGGCGGCTGCATCTGGCAGGCGGGCCAATGGCGTATCCGTGCGGGGGCCTACCGGGTCCCGGAAACGACGCTCACGGCAGATGATCTGCGTGAAGGCGGGATGGTGCTGACCACACGGCAAAGCCGGGCGTCAAACTTCAATGCGGTGCGCGGCCAATTTGTCAGCCCAGAGAACAGCTGGCAGCCCGATGACTTCCCGGCCTATGCCAGTGAGGCCTACCGGTTGGAGGATAATGGCGAGCGGGTCTGGCGCGATATCTCGCTGCCCTTCACGATCTCGGCCTCTATGGCGCAACGCTTGGCAAAGATTGAGCTGGAGCGCGCGCGACGGCAGATGAGCCTGAAGGTGGCGGGCAAGCTCAAGGCGTGGCGCATCGCGGCAGGGGAGGTCACATACGTCCAATATGACCGCTGGGGGTTTGGCGGGACGGCGCTGCCGGAGGGCAAGCCCTTTGAGGTTGACGCTGTGCGGCTTGATCTGACGCAGATGGGCGCAGGCCCGCGCCTGGCACCCGAACTGCTGCTGCGCGAGACCTCGCCACTCATTTATGACTGGGATGCCTCGGAGGAGCAGATCTATCAAGCGGCGCCGCGCACAACGCTGCCTTCGGCTTTTGACATTGCCCCACCGGGGGCGCCACAGGCCAGCGAAGAGCTGTATGTCACGCGCGATGGCTCGGCGGTCAAAGTACTGGCCCGCATCTCTTGGGAGCCGGCCGCATCGGGCTTTGTGGACACCTATCAGTTCGAGGCGCGCCGGGATGGGGATGAATGGTTGGATCGGGGCCGCACCGCGGGCACGGTGATGGAGTTGCGCGATATCCGGCCCGGGCAATGGGCGTTCCGCGTCAAGGCGATCTCGGTGCTGGGTGTCTCCTCGATATGGCGGGACGGCGCATTGGAGGTTGTGGGTCTGACAGCACCGCCAGAAACGCTCGCCGGGCTCACGATCCAGTCGGCGGGTGGGCTTGCCGTCCTGAAATGGCAAAGATCCGTTGATGTGGATGTCCGCGTGGGGGGCAATATCATCATCCGCCACAGCAAGGAGATGGCGGCCACTTGGGCCAACTCCACGCTGATGGACCGGGTCTCAGGCGGCGAGGCGATTGCTGTCGTCCCGCTTAAACCCGGGACCTACCTGCTACGTGCGCAAGACAGCGAGGGGCGGACTGGTCCAGTCAGCACCGTCACGACCAAGGGCGTGCAGATCCTGAGCTTTGTGCAGCTCAACACGCTGGCAGCCGAGCCTGCCTTTGCCGGGCCAAAGACCAATCTTGAAGCGGCCGGCGGCGTTCTTAAACTCACAAGTGGTCCTGACGGAGGCACGCCGCAGGTTCTGGCGCTTGAGGGGCTTTACCAGTTCGGCGCGCATCTAGATTTTGGCGCGCTGAAGCTGGTGCGGCTGCGCTCGGATATCTTGGTCGGGGCCTCGGCACTGTCGGATTACATCGACGATCGCATGACTCCGGTTGATGCCTGGGCGGACTTTGACGGCTCTGAGGGCGCAGATATCGATGTGGTCCTAGAGGTCAGAGAAACCGATGACGATCCCGCCAGCCCAAGCCCGCTCTGGGGTCCCTGGGGACGAATTGATAACAGCGAGATTGAGGCGCGTGCGGTTGAGGCGCGGGCCTGGCTGCGCACGAATGATCCGGCCTTTACGCCGATTGTCTCGGAATTGCGGCTGATAGCGGATGAGGTGGTGTAG